In Achromobacter xylosoxidans A8, a single window of DNA contains:
- a CDS encoding LysR substrate-binding domain-containing protein — MADLPNHTPPLAALRAFEAVARLGSLSRAAAELHVTKSAVSHQLRALEADLGVALLRRGGTVRRAETTAAGADLLASVQQALTLLETACRNVRASARGKRRNTLNVSANPSLAAMWLAPRIGRFIELHPGIDIQVYLHASQDPAWKSQDIDLAFLHVRAMGPHIAEPGDIPLMTETVVPVCSPSLVDPAERGDPGVFLRHRWLEEKHVDSPETDWRTWSPRLGLAESDWQEPMVLSGLSTVAAAAAAGVGIALGRAPLIDEELASGRLVPLVPQLRMPGSWGYVMRIQANRPMDAALPTLVEFLAEEGRSTGAWQNLADAGR, encoded by the coding sequence ATGGCCGATCTACCCAACCACACGCCGCCGCTGGCGGCACTGCGCGCCTTCGAGGCCGTCGCCCGCCTGGGCAGCCTGAGCCGCGCCGCCGCCGAACTCCACGTCACCAAGAGCGCCGTCAGCCATCAGTTGCGGGCGCTGGAGGCCGATCTGGGCGTGGCGCTGCTGCGCCGCGGCGGCACCGTGCGCCGCGCCGAAACCACCGCCGCGGGCGCGGACCTACTGGCGTCCGTGCAACAAGCCTTGACCCTGCTGGAGACCGCCTGCCGCAATGTGCGGGCCTCGGCCCGCGGCAAACGGCGCAATACCCTGAACGTTTCCGCCAACCCGTCGCTGGCCGCCATGTGGCTGGCGCCGCGCATCGGGCGCTTCATCGAACTGCATCCTGGCATCGACATCCAGGTCTATCTGCATGCCAGCCAGGACCCGGCCTGGAAAAGCCAGGACATCGACCTGGCGTTCCTGCACGTGCGCGCCATGGGGCCGCATATCGCCGAGCCCGGCGACATTCCGCTCATGACCGAGACCGTGGTGCCGGTGTGCAGCCCGTCGCTGGTCGATCCGGCCGAGCGCGGCGATCCCGGCGTTTTCCTGCGCCATCGCTGGCTGGAGGAAAAGCACGTGGACAGCCCCGAGACCGACTGGCGCACCTGGAGTCCGCGCCTGGGGCTGGCCGAATCCGACTGGCAGGAGCCCATGGTGCTGAGCGGCTTGAGCACGGTGGCGGCGGCGGCCGCCGCCGGGGTCGGCATCGCGTTGGGTCGCGCGCCGCTGATCGACGAGGAGCTGGCCAGCGGCCGGCTGGTGCCCCTGGTGCCGCAACTGCGCATGCCGGGTTCCTGGGGCTATGTGATGCGGATCCAGGCCAACCGGCCGATGGACGCGGCCTTGCCCACGCTGGTGGAGTTCCTGGCGGAAGAGGGGCGCAGCACCGGCGCCTGGCAGAATCTGGCGGACGCGGGGCGCTGA
- a CDS encoding GntR family transcriptional regulator, protein MTQSAPLFVRTAVSQTEKAYCALEEMIVTGELPPGSQWSETTLSERVGIGRSPVRDALQKLAFQRLVEIAPRQGIFISEIDYQGQLKIIQARREIERLIVAQAAQWADDGERAELARLARELEDLKAVNDMRMYMRLHFTLTSQIGAASRNSYAAEFHAMLQTLARRFLYFHQKRHPDLVQICELHIQQINAIVEGSVERAIATAEARNDYAENLARNILMELIVTSAVTISSPPRGRGGAD, encoded by the coding sequence ATGACCCAGTCCGCCCCCCTCTTTGTCCGCACGGCCGTCAGCCAGACCGAAAAGGCCTATTGCGCCCTGGAGGAAATGATCGTCACCGGCGAACTGCCGCCGGGCAGTCAATGGTCGGAAACCACCCTGAGCGAGCGCGTCGGCATCGGCCGCTCGCCGGTGCGCGACGCGCTGCAGAAGCTGGCGTTCCAGCGCCTGGTGGAAATCGCCCCGCGCCAGGGCATCTTCATTTCCGAGATCGACTACCAGGGACAGCTGAAGATCATCCAGGCGCGGCGCGAGATCGAACGGCTGATCGTGGCGCAGGCGGCGCAATGGGCCGACGATGGAGAGCGCGCCGAACTGGCGCGTCTGGCCCGCGAACTCGAAGACCTCAAGGCCGTCAACGACATGCGCATGTACATGCGCCTGCACTTCACCCTGACCAGCCAGATCGGCGCCGCCTCGCGCAACAGCTACGCGGCCGAGTTCCACGCCATGCTGCAGACGCTGGCGCGGCGCTTCCTGTACTTCCACCAGAAGCGCCATCCGGACCTGGTGCAGATCTGCGAGCTGCACATCCAGCAGATCAACGCCATCGTGGAAGGCTCGGTGGAACGCGCCATCGCCACGGCGGAGGCGCGCAACGACTACGCCGAAAACCTGGCGCGCAACATCCTGATGGAGCTGATCGTCACCTCGGCGGTCACCATCAGCTCGCCGCCGCGCGGCCGGGGCGGCGCGGACTGA
- the cydC gene encoding thiol reductant ABC exporter subunit CydC encodes MYFDSRLWQLTAGLRAGMAGGIFLGLLALAAGIARYVFLGQLLARVFDGAPPQDWLAPALCAAAMVLLRAFLDHWRTVQANRCAATVQHALRARLYDRIVSLGPAWFANQRTGGVMLTVVDGVEQLQAFFGQYLPQVAIAAAAPFAIFAVIAFWDVPTALVFLAAALFALFGPMAVHMLDRRASLARSKSLNDFGEDFLDAVQGLPTLKSYGQGKAWGQRLAARARSLSDNTFWVLSVSLLTRGISDLGVALGAALALTLGAWRVAHGDMSVEALLIVLMAGTEIFRPLRDLRSVLHRGMLGQSAAASIHALTDAQPLTPAPAAGGKTPGRLAPTIEFDNVAFSYTPERRAHQGLSFRIAAGERVGVVGPSGAGKSTIVRLLLRECVPQSGRIRIGGHDVNELDTQALLSHIALVSQDITLFHGTIDDNLRLGRPDATHEQVRAAARAANIDDFIMALPEGYATRIGERGLQLSGGQRQRVAIARALLRDAPILILDEALSSVDTENEALIQQALDRLMAGRTTLILAHRLASVIGADRCLVLDRGRVAEEGPHAELMRQGGLYYRLMHEQAAAHRNPSAGSAAPAMAAPTRAADRDASGQESGAQGPALRSLDADAVQVGWRATLGTLLSVVRPWRGTLTATILLGVARVAAYIGVGVFSALIVAAIRDGRDYSALIVGLLIAAPLAALFHWLESWLAHAMAYQLLADMRVKLYDKLERLAPAYLLQRRSGDLVALATQDVEMVEYFYAHTIAPAIVSVLVPLSVLGFLGVYSWPVALALLPFLAYALVSPVRGRRKVDALGDKAREALGEMSAHTTDTIQGLADLTAFQATGRRRDEFLRVADHYRTRRLDIMDDLSRQTAGFEIAMGLGGVAVAVVGALQVSAGALSAGMLPLLVLIALATFLPVSEISQVSRQLADTIAATRRLHVVANEPEPVTDGPLPAPVSAYGLSLTFDHVSFAYPGKQEDTLRDLSFKVPAGATVAVVGASGAGKSTVASLLLRFWDPRAGQVKLDGVDLRELQLDGLRERVALVTQDTYLFNDTLEGNIRLARPEASREDLARALEQAALSDFVRALPDGLATRVGERGMQLSGGQRQRISIARAFLKNAPVLILDEATSHLDTLSEMQVRGALDVLMRHRTTLVIAHRLSTIRDADLILVLERGTLAEAGTHDQLLKRQGVYARLASHQGGYAVSSATSLPT; translated from the coding sequence ATGTATTTCGATTCGCGCCTTTGGCAGTTGACGGCGGGCTTGCGCGCCGGCATGGCGGGCGGCATTTTCCTGGGGCTGCTGGCCTTGGCGGCGGGCATCGCCCGCTACGTGTTCCTGGGCCAGCTGCTGGCCCGCGTGTTCGACGGCGCGCCGCCTCAGGACTGGCTTGCGCCCGCGCTGTGCGCCGCCGCCATGGTGCTGCTGCGCGCCTTCCTGGACCACTGGCGCACCGTGCAGGCCAACCGCTGCGCCGCCACCGTGCAACATGCGCTGCGCGCCCGGCTCTATGACCGCATCGTGTCCCTGGGCCCGGCCTGGTTCGCCAACCAGCGCACCGGCGGCGTGATGCTGACGGTGGTGGACGGGGTCGAGCAGTTGCAGGCCTTCTTCGGCCAATACCTGCCGCAGGTCGCGATCGCCGCCGCGGCGCCCTTCGCCATTTTCGCCGTGATTGCGTTCTGGGACGTGCCCACCGCGCTGGTGTTCCTGGCGGCGGCGCTGTTCGCGCTGTTCGGACCCATGGCGGTGCACATGCTGGACCGCCGCGCCAGCCTGGCCCGCAGCAAGTCGCTGAACGATTTCGGCGAGGATTTCCTGGACGCGGTGCAGGGCCTGCCCACCCTGAAGTCCTATGGCCAGGGCAAGGCCTGGGGCCAGCGCTTGGCCGCCCGCGCCCGCAGCCTGTCGGACAATACCTTCTGGGTGCTGTCGGTCAGCCTGCTGACGCGCGGTATCAGCGACCTGGGCGTGGCACTGGGCGCGGCGCTGGCGCTGACGTTGGGCGCCTGGCGCGTGGCCCACGGCGACATGAGCGTGGAAGCCCTGCTGATCGTGCTGATGGCCGGCACCGAGATCTTCCGCCCGCTGCGCGACCTGCGTTCGGTATTGCACCGGGGCATGCTGGGCCAGTCGGCCGCCGCCAGCATCCATGCGCTGACGGATGCGCAGCCCCTGACGCCCGCGCCCGCCGCCGGCGGCAAGACGCCCGGCCGGCTGGCGCCCACCATCGAGTTCGATAACGTCGCGTTCTCCTACACGCCCGAACGCCGCGCCCACCAGGGCCTGAGCTTCCGTATCGCGGCGGGCGAACGCGTCGGCGTGGTCGGCCCCAGCGGCGCCGGCAAATCCACCATCGTGCGCCTGCTGTTGCGCGAATGCGTGCCCCAGTCCGGCCGCATCCGCATCGGCGGCCATGACGTGAACGAACTGGATACGCAGGCGCTGCTGTCGCACATCGCGCTGGTCAGCCAGGACATCACCCTGTTCCACGGCACCATCGACGACAACCTGCGGCTGGGCCGCCCCGACGCCACCCACGAACAGGTGCGCGCCGCCGCCCGCGCCGCCAATATCGACGACTTCATCATGGCGCTGCCCGAGGGCTACGCCACCCGCATCGGCGAACGCGGCCTGCAACTGTCCGGCGGCCAGCGCCAGCGCGTGGCGATCGCCCGCGCGCTGTTGCGCGACGCGCCCATCCTGATCCTGGACGAGGCGCTGTCGTCGGTAGATACCGAAAACGAAGCGCTGATCCAGCAGGCGCTGGACCGCCTGATGGCCGGGCGCACCACGCTGATCCTGGCGCACCGCCTGGCCAGCGTCATCGGCGCCGACCGCTGCCTGGTGCTGGACCGGGGCCGGGTCGCGGAGGAAGGACCGCATGCGGAACTGATGCGGCAAGGCGGCCTGTACTACCGCCTGATGCATGAGCAGGCCGCCGCGCACCGCAATCCGTCGGCGGGATCCGCCGCCCCGGCCATGGCCGCCCCCACGCGCGCCGCGGACCGCGATGCCTCCGGCCAGGAATCCGGCGCGCAAGGCCCGGCCCTGCGCTCGCTGGACGCGGACGCGGTGCAGGTCGGCTGGCGCGCCACGCTCGGCACCTTGCTGTCGGTAGTGCGGCCGTGGCGCGGCACGCTGACCGCCACGATCCTGCTGGGCGTGGCACGGGTCGCGGCCTACATCGGCGTGGGCGTGTTCAGCGCGCTGATCGTCGCCGCCATCCGCGACGGCCGCGACTACTCGGCCCTGATCGTCGGCCTGCTGATCGCGGCGCCCCTGGCCGCGCTGTTTCACTGGCTGGAGTCCTGGCTGGCGCACGCCATGGCGTACCAGCTGCTGGCCGACATGCGGGTCAAGCTCTACGACAAGCTGGAGCGCCTGGCGCCGGCCTACCTGTTGCAGCGCCGCTCCGGCGACCTGGTGGCGCTGGCCACCCAGGACGTGGAAATGGTGGAGTACTTCTATGCCCACACCATCGCCCCGGCCATCGTTTCGGTGCTGGTGCCGCTATCGGTGCTGGGTTTCCTGGGCGTCTACAGCTGGCCGGTGGCGCTGGCGCTGCTGCCCTTCCTGGCCTATGCGCTGGTGTCGCCGGTGCGCGGCCGCCGCAAGGTCGACGCCCTGGGCGACAAGGCGCGCGAGGCGCTGGGCGAGATGAGCGCCCACACCACCGACACCATCCAGGGCCTGGCCGACCTGACCGCCTTCCAGGCCACCGGCCGCCGGCGCGATGAATTCCTGCGCGTGGCGGACCATTACCGGACCCGCCGGCTGGACATCATGGATGACCTGTCCCGGCAGACCGCCGGCTTTGAGATCGCGATGGGCCTGGGCGGCGTAGCCGTGGCGGTCGTGGGCGCGTTGCAAGTATCGGCCGGCGCGCTTTCGGCCGGCATGCTGCCCCTGCTGGTGCTGATCGCCCTGGCCACCTTCCTGCCGGTGTCCGAGATCTCGCAGGTCAGCCGGCAACTGGCCGACACCATCGCCGCCACCCGCCGCCTGCACGTAGTCGCCAACGAGCCCGAGCCGGTGACCGACGGGCCGCTGCCTGCGCCTGTCTCTGCCTATGGCCTGTCGCTGACCTTCGACCATGTCAGCTTCGCCTATCCCGGCAAACAGGAAGACACCCTGCGCGACCTGAGTTTCAAGGTGCCGGCCGGCGCCACCGTGGCGGTGGTGGGCGCGTCCGGTGCGGGCAAGAGCACGGTTGCCAGCCTGCTGCTGCGCTTCTGGGATCCGCGCGCGGGCCAGGTCAAGCTGGACGGCGTGGACCTGCGCGAACTGCAACTGGACGGCCTGCGCGAACGCGTGGCGCTGGTGACGCAAGATACCTATCTGTTCAACGACACGCTGGAAGGCAACATCCGGCTGGCGCGGCCCGAAGCCAGCCGCGAGGACCTGGCGCGCGCGCTGGAACAGGCGGCGCTGTCGGACTTCGTGCGCGCACTGCCGGACGGCCTGGCGACGCGCGTGGGCGAACGCGGCATGCAGCTATCCGGCGGCCAGCGCCAGCGCATCTCGATTGCCCGCGCCTTCCTGAAAAACGCGCCCGTGCTGATCCTGGACGAAGCCACCTCGCATCTGGACACCTTGTCTGAAATGCAGGTGCGCGGCGCGTTGGACGTGCTGATGCGCCACCGGACCACGCTGGTCATCGCGCATCGCCTGTCGACGATACGCGATGCCGACCTGATCCTGGTGCTGGAGCGCGGCACCCTGGCCGAGGCCGGCACGCACGATCAATTGCTCAAGCGGCAAGGGGTCTATGCGCGGCTGGCCAGCCACCAGGGCGGCTACGCCGTCAGTAGCGCAACGTCTCTACCGACTTAG
- a CDS encoding branched-chain amino acid ABC transporter permease yields the protein MTTSRQDAAIAAGVAAAVIAVPFCTQNDFLLNLSILIMVWSIFAVGFDLVFGLLGMVSFGHAAFLGTGGYALALATQRYGLPFEAGLALAIVAGAACAWIFSVFALRVSGIFFALVTLALSQLMYILADSKLREWTGGADGLPGIGRPELAGIDFFDTVNFYWYVAAIFALVMALMAMLRASPFGRAVAGVRQNEIRAAQLGYNVQRLKQITFLVSGAVGGLAGGLLAAVLMYMNPQMLHWTTSGDVIIMTLLGGAGTLWGPVAGVLLFEALKEWLSGWTPYWYGILGLVFILATLYFPQGVLGALQARWGRQRPAAPAPASPAASSVPLAPREGSPS from the coding sequence ATGACGACTTCCCGCCAAGACGCCGCCATCGCGGCCGGCGTGGCCGCCGCGGTGATCGCGGTGCCCTTCTGCACGCAAAACGATTTCCTGTTGAACCTGAGCATCCTGATCATGGTGTGGTCCATCTTTGCCGTGGGCTTCGACCTGGTGTTCGGCCTGCTGGGCATGGTGTCCTTCGGCCATGCGGCCTTCCTGGGCACGGGCGGCTATGCGCTGGCGCTGGCCACCCAACGCTACGGCCTGCCATTCGAGGCGGGCCTGGCGCTGGCCATCGTGGCGGGCGCCGCCTGCGCCTGGATCTTCAGCGTGTTCGCGCTGCGGGTCTCGGGGATCTTCTTCGCGCTGGTCACGTTGGCGCTGTCGCAGCTCATGTACATCCTGGCCGACAGCAAGCTGCGCGAATGGACCGGCGGCGCCGACGGCCTGCCCGGCATCGGCAGGCCGGAACTCGCGGGCATCGACTTCTTCGATACCGTGAACTTCTATTGGTACGTCGCCGCCATCTTCGCCCTGGTGATGGCGCTGATGGCGATGCTGCGCGCCTCGCCCTTCGGCCGCGCGGTCGCGGGCGTGCGCCAGAACGAAATCCGCGCCGCCCAGCTGGGCTACAACGTGCAGCGCCTGAAGCAGATCACCTTTCTGGTTTCGGGCGCGGTCGGCGGCCTGGCGGGCGGACTGCTGGCCGCGGTGCTGATGTACATGAACCCGCAGATGCTGCACTGGACCACCTCCGGCGACGTCATCATCATGACCTTGCTGGGCGGCGCGGGCACGCTGTGGGGACCGGTGGCCGGCGTGCTGTTGTTCGAAGCGCTGAAGGAATGGCTCAGCGGCTGGACGCCCTACTGGTACGGCATCCTGGGCCTGGTCTTCATCCTGGCCACGCTGTATTTCCCGCAAGGGGTGCTGGGCGCGCTGCAGGCCCGCTGGGGCCGCCAACGCCCCGCGGCGCCCGCCCCCGCCAGTCCGGCCGCGTCCAGCGTGCCGCTGGCCCCGCGCGAAGGGAGCCCGTCATGA
- a CDS encoding ABC transporter ATP-binding protein, which translates to MSDIALQCERVSVTFGALRAIEDFSYAFETGRVYGLIGPNGAGKTTLLNVLSGNLPGHGGRILCHGADISRLRAHERARHGIGRSFQITKIFPEMTVLENLRIAAQISHSRLLPFWLAPRYDRRLASSIDAMLELTDLTAWRDTVAGTLSYGLQRALELGLTLLPNPRILLLDEPLAGVGHHEIAGATRLIRHAAAGRTVLLIEHNMDVIMTLSEHIVVLSNGRKVAEGPPAAIRDDATVRAVYLGEEVAA; encoded by the coding sequence ATGAGCGACATCGCCTTGCAATGCGAACGGGTCAGCGTCACCTTCGGCGCGCTGCGCGCCATCGAGGACTTCAGCTACGCCTTCGAAACCGGCCGCGTCTACGGCCTGATCGGTCCCAACGGCGCCGGCAAGACCACCTTGCTCAACGTGCTGTCGGGCAACCTGCCCGGCCATGGCGGCCGCATCCTGTGCCACGGCGCGGACATTTCGCGCCTGCGGGCCCATGAACGCGCCCGTCATGGCATCGGCCGCAGCTTCCAGATCACCAAGATCTTTCCCGAGATGACGGTGTTGGAGAACCTGCGCATCGCCGCGCAGATCAGCCACTCCCGCCTGCTGCCGTTCTGGCTGGCGCCGCGCTATGACCGCCGGCTGGCATCCTCCATCGACGCCATGCTGGAACTGACCGACCTGACCGCCTGGCGCGACACCGTGGCAGGCACCTTGTCGTATGGCTTGCAGCGCGCGCTGGAACTGGGCCTGACCCTGTTGCCCAATCCGCGCATTTTGCTGCTGGATGAACCGCTGGCCGGCGTCGGCCATCACGAGATCGCCGGCGCCACCCGCCTGATCCGCCATGCCGCCGCCGGCCGCACGGTGCTGCTGATCGAACACAACATGGACGTGATCATGACGCTGTCCGAACACATCGTGGTGCTGTCCAACGGCCGCAAGGTGGCCGAGGGGCCGCCGGCCGCCATCCGCGACGACGCCACCGTGCGCGCCGTCTACCTGGGCGAGGAGGTGGCGGCATGA
- a CDS encoding thiolase family protein, producing the protein MSNDTTYIAGVGITRFDKQPAKSVKDLVRDAVTQALADAGCDAADLQAAYFATAGQGSIEGQYMVAGQVALKAMGIAGIPVTNVENACASSSTALNAAHLYVASGAGDICLAVGVDKLFSEDKAKSFAVFDGAWDVHDAPAQMARLMALAPDVTPPPGFEEPGKRSVFMDIYASLARLHMKTFGTTQRQLAAVAAKNHMHSTRNPLAQFQYPMTIDEALAARPVSWPLTLPMCAPISDGAAAAIVCNAQGLKRLQRARAVRLYASVLRTATDRPADRYDQHLCHLAALEAYERAGVGPQDMSLAEVHDATAFAEIQQTEALGFCAFGEGGPMAESGATSLGGRVPINVSGGLLSRGHPIGATGLAQVHEMVIQLRGEAGARQVEGARFAIAENGGGFNGVEEAVTCITLLGR; encoded by the coding sequence ATGAGCAACGACACCACCTACATCGCGGGCGTGGGCATTACCCGCTTCGACAAACAGCCGGCCAAAAGCGTCAAGGACCTGGTGCGCGACGCGGTCACGCAGGCGCTGGCCGACGCCGGCTGCGACGCCGCCGACCTGCAGGCGGCCTACTTCGCCACCGCCGGCCAGGGTTCCATCGAAGGCCAATACATGGTGGCCGGCCAGGTTGCGCTGAAGGCCATGGGCATCGCCGGCATCCCCGTCACCAACGTGGAGAACGCCTGCGCCAGCTCCAGCACCGCGCTGAACGCCGCACATCTCTACGTGGCCTCGGGCGCGGGCGACATCTGCCTGGCCGTGGGCGTGGACAAGCTGTTTTCCGAGGACAAGGCCAAGAGCTTCGCGGTATTCGACGGCGCCTGGGACGTGCACGACGCGCCGGCGCAGATGGCCCGGCTGATGGCGCTGGCGCCCGACGTGACGCCCCCGCCCGGTTTCGAGGAACCCGGCAAGCGCAGCGTGTTCATGGACATCTACGCCAGCCTGGCGCGGCTGCACATGAAAACCTTCGGCACCACCCAGCGGCAGTTGGCCGCCGTGGCTGCGAAGAACCACATGCATTCCACCCGCAATCCGCTGGCCCAGTTCCAGTACCCCATGACGATAGACGAGGCCCTGGCCGCCCGGCCCGTGTCCTGGCCGCTGACCTTGCCCATGTGCGCGCCCATCAGCGACGGCGCGGCCGCCGCCATCGTTTGCAACGCGCAAGGGCTGAAGCGCCTGCAACGCGCCCGCGCCGTGCGCCTGTACGCCAGCGTGCTGCGCACCGCCACGGACCGCCCGGCCGACCGCTACGACCAACACCTGTGCCATCTGGCTGCGCTGGAAGCCTATGAACGCGCCGGCGTCGGTCCGCAGGATATGTCGCTGGCGGAAGTCCACGACGCCACCGCATTCGCCGAGATCCAGCAAACCGAAGCGCTGGGTTTCTGCGCCTTCGGCGAAGGCGGACCGATGGCCGAATCCGGCGCCACCAGCCTGGGCGGCCGCGTCCCGATCAACGTGTCCGGCGGCCTGTTGTCGCGCGGCCACCCCATCGGCGCGACCGGCCTGGCCCAGGTCCACGAAATGGTGATCCAGCTGCGCGGCGAAGCCGGCGCCCGCCAGGTCGAAGGCGCGCGCTTCGCCATCGCCGAGAACGGCGGCGGCTTCAACGGCGTGGAAGAAGCGGTGACCTGCATCACCCTGCTTGGCCGCTGA
- a CDS encoding ABC transporter ATP-binding protein, with amino-acid sequence MIELQHASVHYGQALALKNIGLRAAQDEIVAIVGRNGAGKSTVLKTLIGLLPLSSGNRLIAGQDATRRAVEQISRDGIALVPDTRRIFPNLTVRENLRMGALAHQPGYWTQDRVLQVFPRLGERIGFHGDQLSGGEQQMLAIARALLGNPRVLLLDEPTEGLAPRIVNELIDVFAEVHRQGTGIVLVEQNLKVPARLAHRQYVLDHGEIAWSGSAADVEADRHIIESILTTGIQA; translated from the coding sequence ATGATCGAACTGCAACATGCCAGCGTGCACTACGGCCAGGCGCTGGCGCTCAAGAACATTGGTCTGCGCGCGGCCCAGGACGAAATCGTCGCCATCGTCGGGCGCAACGGCGCCGGCAAGTCCACGGTACTCAAGACATTGATCGGTCTATTGCCGCTGTCGTCGGGCAACCGCCTGATCGCCGGCCAGGACGCCACGCGCCGCGCCGTCGAACAGATCAGCCGCGACGGCATCGCCCTGGTGCCCGACACGCGCCGCATCTTCCCCAACCTGACGGTGCGGGAGAACCTGCGCATGGGCGCGCTGGCGCACCAGCCCGGCTACTGGACCCAGGACCGCGTGCTGCAGGTCTTTCCGCGGCTGGGCGAGCGCATAGGCTTCCATGGCGACCAGTTGTCCGGCGGCGAACAGCAGATGCTGGCGATCGCCCGAGCGCTGCTGGGCAATCCGCGGGTGCTGCTGCTGGACGAGCCGACCGAAGGGCTGGCGCCGCGCATCGTCAACGAACTTATCGACGTGTTCGCCGAAGTCCACCGCCAGGGCACCGGCATCGTGCTGGTCGAGCAGAACCTGAAGGTCCCCGCCCGCCTGGCGCACCGCCAGTACGTGCTGGACCACGGCGAAATCGCCTGGAGCGGATCGGCCGCGGACGTCGAGGCCGACCGCCACATCATCGAATCCATCCTCACCACGGGCATCCAAGCATGA
- a CDS encoding AMP-binding protein has product MHLSSLFHRSAITHAGQPALAAGTRAPLTYAQLQARVQALAGWLRGPMGLQAGERVMLALPNHPAYIESMLAIWHAGLCAVPVNAKLHAKELDYMLRDSGARLCLSRGAVHEGLASVVRELDGVQLVDVDSARYASAAIGTALPLERRKPQELAWLFYTSGTTGKPKGVMLSHANMVGMCLNFYADVQSVQPGDAIVHVAPLSHGAGLYSIPYWLHGALQIIPDSGGLDEDELSALLTHYRRVSLFASPTIVQRMVRHARQTNGPQPGLRTLIVGGAPFYVEDIKDAVACYGARVAQIYGQGESPMSISALSAAQIANAVANNDDILLGSVGYVQASMEVEVRAASGQPAAGELGEVVVSGPTVMQGYWNNPRASADTLADGWLHTGDIGILDERGLLHLKDRSKDVIISGGTNIYPREVEEALMRHDAVQEVSVVGSPDPEWGESVLAFVVLKPGARATEQDLDQLCLASIARFKRPKRYVFLDELPKNSTGKVLKRELQQRALPTP; this is encoded by the coding sequence ATGCATCTCAGCTCTCTCTTTCACCGCAGCGCCATCACCCACGCCGGCCAGCCCGCCCTGGCCGCAGGCACCCGCGCCCCTCTTACCTACGCCCAGCTCCAGGCCCGCGTGCAAGCGCTGGCCGGCTGGTTGCGCGGCCCCATGGGCTTGCAGGCCGGCGAGCGCGTCATGCTGGCGCTGCCCAACCATCCCGCCTATATCGAATCGATGCTTGCCATCTGGCATGCAGGCCTGTGCGCCGTTCCCGTCAACGCCAAGCTGCACGCCAAGGAACTGGACTACATGCTGCGCGACAGCGGCGCCCGTCTGTGCCTGTCGCGAGGCGCCGTGCATGAGGGGCTGGCGTCCGTCGTGCGCGAGTTGGACGGCGTGCAGCTGGTGGACGTGGATTCGGCCCGCTACGCCAGCGCCGCCATCGGCACTGCGCTGCCGCTGGAGCGGCGCAAGCCGCAGGAACTGGCCTGGCTGTTCTACACCAGCGGCACCACGGGCAAGCCCAAGGGCGTCATGCTCAGCCACGCCAACATGGTGGGCATGTGCCTGAATTTCTACGCCGACGTGCAGTCGGTGCAGCCCGGCGACGCCATCGTGCACGTCGCGCCGCTGTCGCATGGCGCCGGCCTCTACAGCATTCCGTACTGGCTGCATGGCGCCCTGCAGATCATCCCCGACAGCGGCGGGCTGGATGAAGACGAACTGTCCGCGCTGCTGACGCACTATCGCCGCGTCAGCCTGTTCGCCTCGCCCACCATCGTGCAACGCATGGTGCGCCACGCCCGCCAGACCAACGGGCCGCAGCCCGGCCTGCGCACCCTGATCGTGGGCGGCGCGCCGTTCTACGTCGAAGACATCAAGGACGCGGTCGCCTGCTACGGTGCGCGCGTGGCGCAGATCTACGGACAGGGCGAAAGCCCGATGTCGATCTCCGCGCTGTCGGCAGCCCAGATCGCCAACGCGGTGGCCAACAACGATGACATCCTGCTGGGATCGGTGGGCTACGTCCAGGCTTCCATGGAGGTCGAGGTACGCGCAGCATCCGGCCAGCCGGCCGCCGGCGAATTGGGTGAAGTCGTGGTCAGCGGGCCGACCGTGATGCAAGGCTACTGGAACAATCCGCGCGCCAGCGCCGACACCCTGGCGGACGGCTGGCTCCATACCGGGGATATCGGCATCCTGGACGAACGCGGCCTGCTGCATCTGAAAGACCGCTCCAAGGACGTGATCATCAGCGGCGGCACCAATATCTATCCGCGCGAGGTGGAAGAGGCGCTGATGCGCCACGATGCCGTGCAGGAAGTGTCGGTGGTGGGCAGCCCCGACCCCGAATGGGGCGAATCGGTGCTGGCCTTCGTGGTGCTGAAGCCCGGCGCCCGCGCCACGGAGCAGGACCTGGACCAACTCTGCCTGGCATCCATCGCACGCTTCAAACGGCCCAAGCGCTATGTATTCCTGGATGAGTTGCCCAAGAACAGCACCGGCAAAGTGTTAAAACGCGAACTTCAACAACGCGCGCTTCCGACTCCATGA